A single genomic interval of Hyphomicrobiales bacterium harbors:
- the ndk gene encoding nucleoside-diphosphate kinase: MAIERTLSIIKPDATRRNITGKIVDRLECAGLRVVAQRRVRWTKAQAEAFYAVHRERPFFNDLVAFMTSGPIVLQVLEGENAVARNREVMGATDPKKAAPGTIRADFAESIEANSVHGSDTVENAVTEIAMCFSESQIVG, translated from the coding sequence ATGGCCATCGAACGCACCCTTTCCATCATCAAGCCCGACGCTACCCGCCGCAACATCACGGGCAAGATCGTCGACCGGCTGGAATGCGCCGGCCTGCGGGTGGTTGCGCAAAGGCGGGTGCGATGGACGAAAGCGCAGGCAGAGGCCTTTTACGCGGTGCACCGCGAGCGGCCCTTCTTCAACGATCTCGTCGCCTTCATGACTTCCGGCCCGATCGTGCTGCAGGTGCTGGAGGGCGAGAATGCGGTAGCTCGCAACCGCGAGGTGATGGGCGCGACCGACCCCAAGAAGGCTGCTCCCGGCACCATCCGCGCCGATTTCGCCGAATCCATCGAGGCCAACTCGGTGCATGGCTCCGACACCGTCGAAAACGCCGTAACGGAGATCGCGATGTGCTTCAGCGAGAGCCAGATCGTCGGCTGA
- a CDS encoding molybdopterin-dependent oxidoreductase, with protein MAAEILTSVCPHDCPSACSLEVERLDAHTIGRVRGAKDQSYTAGVICAKVARYAERIHHPDRLTRPLRRTGPKGSGRFEPISWDEALDRVAERFAEAESRHGPEAVWPFYYAGTMGLVQRDGINRLRHVKKYSGMYSSYCTNMAWPGFIAGTGRLAGPDPREMARSDLIVIWGTNPVSTQVNVMTHAVRAKKERGAKIAAVDVYRNATMEQADVALCLRPGTDAALACAIMHVLFRDGLANWEYLEKYTDCPKEIEAHLKSRSPEWAAAITGLEAAEIEAFARMVGTTSRTYFRLGYGFTRSRNGTVNMHAASCIAAVTGAWLNEGGGAFHNNGAIYHWNKSMIQGLDACDPSVRMLDQSRIGCVLGGDRFDLGDGPPVTAMLVQNTNPAVVAPDQNKVSAGLEREDLFLCVHEQFMTETARMADIVLPATMFLEHDDIYQGGGHQHIMLGPKIVEPARECRSNHEVICALARRLGARHEGFSMSARELIDWTLRHSGWGTLSELEEKRWIDCQPPFEEAHYLNGFGYPDGKFRFKPDWLNVPTANAGPMGRWAEMPKLPDHWAVIEEADAPHPFRLATSPSRSFLNSSFTETPSSRAREGRPEVKIHPDDAAANAIADGQKVRLGNSRGVVVLHARLFNGVCRGVLIAESVWPNSAHDGGVGINALTGADQTAPFGGAAFHDNKVWIRAV; from the coding sequence ATGGCCGCGGAAATCCTCACCTCCGTGTGTCCGCACGACTGCCCGTCGGCCTGTTCGCTGGAGGTCGAGCGGCTCGATGCGCACACCATCGGGAGGGTGCGCGGCGCCAAGGACCAGAGCTACACGGCGGGCGTCATCTGCGCCAAGGTCGCCCGCTATGCCGAGCGCATCCACCATCCGGACCGGCTGACGCGGCCTCTGCGCCGCACGGGACCCAAGGGCTCGGGCCGATTCGAGCCGATTTCCTGGGACGAGGCCCTCGACCGGGTGGCGGAGCGCTTCGCAGAGGCGGAAAGTCGCCATGGGCCGGAGGCGGTCTGGCCGTTCTACTATGCCGGCACCATGGGCCTTGTGCAGCGCGACGGCATCAACCGGCTGCGCCACGTCAAGAAATATTCCGGCATGTATTCGAGCTACTGCACCAACATGGCCTGGCCCGGATTCATCGCCGGCACCGGCAGGCTCGCCGGACCCGACCCGCGCGAAATGGCGCGCTCCGACCTCATCGTCATCTGGGGCACCAACCCGGTCAGCACCCAGGTCAATGTGATGACCCATGCGGTGCGCGCCAAGAAGGAGCGCGGCGCCAAGATCGCCGCCGTCGACGTCTACCGAAACGCCACCATGGAGCAGGCCGATGTCGCCCTTTGCCTGCGGCCGGGAACCGACGCGGCTCTCGCCTGCGCTATCATGCACGTGCTCTTTAGAGACGGTCTCGCCAATTGGGAGTACCTCGAAAAATACACCGATTGCCCGAAAGAGATCGAAGCGCATCTGAAGAGTAGGTCGCCGGAATGGGCCGCCGCGATCACCGGCCTTGAGGCAGCGGAAATCGAGGCGTTTGCGCGCATGGTCGGGACGACGTCGAGAACCTATTTCCGCCTCGGTTACGGCTTCACCCGCTCGCGCAACGGCACCGTCAACATGCACGCGGCAAGTTGCATTGCGGCCGTGACCGGCGCTTGGCTCAACGAAGGCGGCGGCGCCTTCCACAATAACGGCGCCATCTATCATTGGAACAAGAGCATGATCCAGGGTCTCGACGCCTGCGATCCCTCGGTGCGCATGCTCGACCAGTCGCGCATCGGCTGCGTGCTCGGCGGCGACCGCTTCGATCTCGGCGATGGCCCGCCGGTGACCGCGATGCTGGTCCAGAACACCAACCCCGCCGTGGTCGCGCCGGACCAGAACAAGGTCAGCGCAGGGCTTGAGCGCGAGGACCTGTTCCTGTGCGTCCACGAGCAGTTCATGACCGAGACCGCGCGCATGGCCGATATCGTGCTGCCGGCGACCATGTTCCTGGAGCATGACGATATCTATCAGGGCGGCGGCCACCAGCACATCATGCTGGGCCCGAAGATCGTCGAGCCGGCGAGGGAATGCCGCTCCAACCACGAGGTCATCTGCGCTCTGGCGCGCCGCCTCGGCGCGCGCCATGAAGGGTTTTCTATGAGCGCCCGCGAGCTCATCGACTGGACCCTGCGCCATTCCGGCTGGGGGACGCTGTCCGAGCTCGAGGAGAAGCGCTGGATCGACTGCCAGCCGCCCTTCGAGGAAGCGCATTACCTCAATGGATTCGGCTATCCGGACGGAAAGTTCCGCTTCAAGCCGGACTGGCTCAATGTGCCGACGGCCAATGCCGGCCCCATGGGCCGGTGGGCCGAGATGCCGAAGCTGCCCGACCATTGGGCGGTGATCGAGGAAGCCGACGCGCCGCATCCGTTCCGGCTAGCCACCTCGCCGTCGCGCTCGTTCCTCAATTCCTCCTTCACCGAAACGCCGAGTTCGCGCGCCCGCGAAGGCCGCCCCGAGGTGAAGATCCATCCCGACGATGCCGCCGCCAACGCCATCGCCGATGGCCAGAAGGTGCGGCTCGGCAATAGCCGCGGCGTGGTGGTGCTGCACGCGCGCCTGTTCAATGGGGTCTGCCGCGGCGTGCTCATCGCCGAGAGCGTCTGGCCGAATTCGGCCCACGACGGAGGGGTGGGCATCAACGCGCTGACCGGCGCCGACCAGACGGCGCCGTTCGGCGGCGCCGCGTTTCACGACAACAAGGTGTGGATCAGGGCGGTCTAG
- a CDS encoding DoxX family protein, translating to MTLLVGRVFISGLFLWDGVILLRAPGPAADYMAAHGVPGLLLPAVILLQLGGGLSILAGWQTRIVALAFAGFALLTALIFHADTADTDQLIHFAKDIAIAGGFLFLAAGGPGAFSIDAMRRARRA from the coding sequence GTGACGCTGCTCGTTGGCAGGGTTTTCATCTCCGGTCTGTTCCTCTGGGACGGCGTCATCTTGCTGCGCGCGCCGGGGCCTGCCGCCGACTATATGGCGGCCCACGGGGTTCCCGGCCTGCTTCTGCCCGCGGTGATCCTTTTGCAACTCGGCGGCGGCCTCTCTATCCTTGCCGGCTGGCAGACGCGCATCGTCGCCCTCGCCTTTGCCGGGTTTGCCCTGCTGACGGCTCTGATCTTCCATGCCGACACCGCCGATACCGATCAGCTCATTCATTTCGCCAAGGACATCGCGATTGCCGGCGGCTTCCTGTTCCTGGCGGCCGGCGGGCCGGGCGCCTTCTCCATCGACGCAATGCGCCGCGCCCGCCGGGCCTGA
- a CDS encoding zf-HC2 domain-containing protein: MARKGSIRSATDEELVAYFDGELAPDRRAAVEKHLADESELRRRLELMIRGGRPFRQVFDLMLQDAPTDRLEAILENTAAAAGDGQAPAGRAWPLSRAASVAAALALFLAGMGVGSLVVPLKPPPAVPVAEQPADRSEDWRQAVAGYLSLYTSETLANVPDDAAVKEQELAAVADKLGLSLTLDRIDLANVEFKRAQLFDYEGKSLVQLAYLDPDFGPVAFCIIADGDESEPARTEERLGMNIVYWAQQGYGFMVIGRAPADRLRPLADSLAARLSS, from the coding sequence ATGGCGCGTAAGGGCAGCATCAGATCAGCGACGGACGAAGAACTCGTCGCCTATTTCGACGGCGAGCTTGCGCCGGACCGCCGCGCCGCGGTGGAAAAGCATCTGGCGGACGAGTCGGAGCTGCGCCGGCGGCTCGAACTCATGATCCGCGGCGGCCGTCCGTTCCGCCAGGTCTTCGACCTCATGTTGCAGGACGCTCCGACGGACCGCCTCGAAGCCATCCTGGAAAACACCGCTGCTGCTGCGGGGGACGGTCAAGCGCCGGCCGGCCGGGCTTGGCCGCTGTCGCGCGCGGCCTCGGTTGCCGCTGCTCTGGCGCTGTTCCTCGCCGGCATGGGCGTTGGCAGCCTCGTCGTGCCCCTCAAGCCGCCGCCGGCGGTCCCGGTCGCCGAGCAGCCGGCGGACCGCTCGGAGGATTGGCGCCAGGCGGTCGCGGGCTATTTGTCGCTATACACGTCCGAGACGCTGGCCAACGTCCCCGACGACGCGGCCGTCAAGGAGCAGGAGCTTGCCGCGGTCGCCGACAAGCTTGGCCTCAGCCTGACGCTCGACCGGATCGATCTGGCGAACGTTGAGTTCAAGCGGGCGCAATTGTTCGACTATGAGGGCAAGTCTCTTGTGCAACTGGCTTATCTCGATCCTGATTTCGGGCCGGTCGCCTTTTGCATCATCGCCGATGGGGACGAAAGCGAGCCCGCGCGGACGGAAGAGCGGCTCGGCATGAACATCGTCTACTGGGCGCAGCAGGGCTATGGCTTCATGGTCATCGGCCGCGCGCCGGCCGACCGGCTGCGGCCGCTTGCCGATTCCCTGGCGGCGCGGCTTTCCTCGTGA
- a CDS encoding sigma-70 family RNA polymerase sigma factor, translating to MADDSQQVVRTGLAAHLARLWRYGLVLSGSADVAEDLVQATCVRALERAHQFRVGTRLDRWLFTILRSIWLNELRARRIRQGQGFVDAAEALHFDGGIHVETNILAAQVLKEVLALPEAQRETILLVYVEGLTYREAAEVLGVPIGTVMSRLAAARVKLGALNADSIGKDRPKKQEDGA from the coding sequence ATGGCTGATGATTCTCAACAAGTTGTGAGGACGGGCCTGGCGGCGCACCTTGCCCGGCTTTGGCGCTACGGTCTGGTGCTGTCCGGCAGCGCCGACGTGGCCGAGGACCTGGTGCAGGCGACCTGCGTGAGGGCGCTTGAGCGCGCCCACCAATTCCGCGTCGGAACTCGGCTCGATCGCTGGCTGTTCACCATCCTGCGCTCGATCTGGCTCAACGAGCTGCGCGCCCGGCGCATTCGCCAGGGCCAGGGGTTTGTCGACGCCGCCGAAGCCCTGCATTTCGACGGCGGCATACACGTCGAGACGAATATCCTGGCCGCCCAGGTGTTGAAGGAAGTGCTCGCCCTTCCCGAAGCGCAGCGCGAGACGATTCTGCTCGTCTATGTCGAGGGACTGACCTATCGGGAGGCGGCCGAGGTGCTGGGCGTGCCCATCGGCACGGTCATGAGCCGGCTGGCTGCGGCGCGGGTGAAACTGGGCGCGTTGAACGCCGATTCGATCGGCAAGGACCGGCCAAAGAAGCAAGAAGATGGCGCGTAA
- a CDS encoding tetratricopeptide repeat protein, protein MTQRPGLFPFIASPLAALFVGLAVSAAPSSSLLAMDSGGTSTTSTPNCPRGSVWDKKTKKCVVANSGAVTDDVLVEEGRRLAKAGQYENAIAALQAVSREDPVGLTYLGYSHRKLGEIDRGIAYYKQALAIDPKNADTREYLGEGYVASGRTDLARLELAEVEKLCGTSCEQYGELAAAIAGKTSE, encoded by the coding sequence ATGACCCAACGCCCCGGACTTTTCCCGTTCATTGCATCGCCCTTGGCCGCATTGTTTGTCGGCCTTGCCGTCTCGGCGGCGCCCAGCTCTTCGCTGCTGGCGATGGACAGCGGCGGGACCAGCACGACCTCGACGCCCAACTGCCCGAGAGGGTCGGTCTGGGACAAGAAGACGAAGAAATGCGTCGTTGCGAATTCAGGCGCGGTTACCGACGATGTGCTGGTGGAGGAGGGGCGCCGGCTGGCCAAGGCCGGCCAGTATGAGAACGCCATCGCGGCGTTGCAGGCCGTGAGCCGCGAAGACCCCGTGGGGCTCACCTATCTCGGCTACAGCCACCGCAAGTTGGGCGAGATCGATCGCGGCATCGCCTATTACAAGCAGGCGCTGGCGATCGATCCGAAGAACGCCGATACGCGCGAGTATCTGGGCGAGGGCTATGTTGCGTCGGGCCGCACCGATCTGGCGCGCCTCGAGCTCGCCGAAGTCGAAAAGCTCTGCGGCACGAGCTGCGAGCAATATGGGGAGCTCGCCGCGGCGATTGCCGGCAAGACATCCGAGTAG
- a CDS encoding type III polyketide synthase: MNAPQSFLSPRLRRAPGTGVKAKLTALATAVPKHRISQADAREKARMIFAERTPLFAALEPVFENAEIAARYSCQPIEWFAKPSDFREKARLYEQHAVALSVDAATKALDGAGLEAGEIDALVCVSSTGVMTPGLDAHLINRLPFRPDTVRLPIFGLGCAGGVLGLTRAVQLVQSRPRMKCLLVVVELCTLAFRHDRLTKSNLVATALFGDGAAAAIITSGPARGVLGILGAAGEHCWPGTLDVMGWRVDGQGLDVIFNRRIPEIVATKFTSALNGFLGRARLCLEDIARPCCHPGGAKVVAALEQAFGLCRGGLDFERQVLAEFGNMSAPTVLFVLDRIVKAGRSGPTLLCALGPGFTAAFQTITLIPDGRAVSQAA, encoded by the coding sequence ATGAACGCACCACAGAGTTTCCTATCGCCGCGGCTGCGGCGTGCGCCCGGCACCGGCGTCAAGGCCAAGCTAACCGCATTGGCGACCGCCGTTCCCAAGCACCGCATTTCGCAGGCGGACGCCCGAGAAAAAGCGCGTATGATCTTTGCCGAGCGGACGCCGCTCTTTGCGGCTCTGGAACCGGTTTTCGAGAACGCGGAAATTGCCGCCCGCTATAGCTGCCAGCCCATCGAGTGGTTTGCAAAACCTTCCGATTTCCGCGAAAAAGCAAGGCTTTATGAGCAACATGCCGTGGCGCTGTCGGTCGACGCGGCGACCAAGGCGCTTGACGGCGCGGGGCTTGAGGCGGGCGAGATCGACGCCCTCGTCTGCGTCAGCTCGACCGGAGTCATGACCCCCGGTCTCGATGCCCATCTCATCAACCGCCTGCCATTTCGCCCCGACACCGTGCGGCTGCCGATCTTCGGGCTGGGCTGCGCCGGCGGCGTGCTCGGCCTGACCAGGGCGGTTCAACTGGTTCAGTCGCGGCCGCGAATGAAATGCCTCCTGGTCGTGGTGGAGTTGTGCACGCTTGCCTTTCGCCACGACCGCCTGACCAAGAGCAATCTGGTTGCGACCGCCCTGTTCGGCGACGGCGCGGCGGCGGCCATCATCACCAGCGGCCCCGCGCGGGGCGTGCTCGGCATCCTCGGCGCGGCCGGAGAGCATTGCTGGCCCGGCACACTCGATGTGATGGGCTGGCGAGTCGATGGCCAGGGCCTCGACGTAATCTTCAACCGCCGTATCCCGGAGATTGTCGCAACCAAATTTACGAGCGCGCTCAATGGCTTCCTTGGCCGCGCGCGGCTTTGCCTTGAAGATATCGCGCGGCCTTGCTGCCATCCCGGCGGCGCCAAGGTGGTCGCGGCGCTGGAACAGGCGTTCGGCCTATGCCGGGGCGGGCTCGATTTCGAGCGCCAGGTTCTTGCCGAATTCGGCAATATGTCCGCGCCCACCGTATTGTTCGTGCTCGACCGCATTGTCAAGGCCGGACGTTCCGGACCGACGCTGCTTTGTGCGCTTGGCCCGGGTTTTACCGCCGCGTTTCAGACCATCACATTGATCCCGGATGGTCGCGCGGTTTCTCAGGCCGCGTGA
- the purN gene encoding phosphoribosylglycinamide formyltransferase, which yields MRRNTAIFISGRGSNMEALIAAARSPDYPAEIALVISNRSDAAGLKIARRHRVPTKAIDHRRFESREAFEAEIGKALEAADIDLICLAGFMRLLTEGFVKHWEDRLVNIHPSLLPSFRGIDTHARALAAGVKIAGCTVHFVRPEMDAGPIIAQAAVAVLPDDTAETLAARVIEAEHRIYPMAVRLVASDRARVVGGRVVIEARGGKAIPLYSPPVD from the coding sequence ATGCGGCGCAACACGGCCATCTTCATCTCCGGACGCGGCAGCAACATGGAAGCGCTGATCGCGGCGGCGCGGTCGCCCGACTACCCGGCCGAGATCGCGCTCGTCATATCGAACAGGTCGGACGCGGCCGGCCTCAAGATCGCCCGGCGCCACCGCGTGCCGACCAAGGCCATCGACCACCGCCGCTTCGAAAGCCGCGAGGCTTTCGAGGCCGAGATCGGCAAGGCCCTGGAGGCGGCGGACATCGACCTCATCTGCCTTGCCGGCTTCATGCGGCTTCTGACCGAAGGCTTCGTCAAGCATTGGGAAGACCGCCTGGTCAACATCCATCCCTCGCTGCTGCCCTCCTTCAGGGGCATCGACACCCATGCGAGAGCCCTCGCCGCCGGGGTCAAGATCGCCGGCTGCACGGTGCATTTCGTGCGGCCGGAAATGGATGCCGGGCCGATCATCGCCCAGGCGGCGGTTGCCGTGCTGCCGGACGACACCGCCGAGACGCTCGCCGCCCGGGTGATCGAGGCCGAGCACAGGATCTATCCGATGGCGGTGCGGCTTGTCGCCTCGGACCGGGCGCGGGTGGTCGGCGGTCGGGTGGTGATCGAGGCGCGCGGCGGCAAAGCGATCCCCCTCTATTCGCCGCCGGTGGACTGA
- the purM gene encoding phosphoribosylformylglycinamidine cyclo-ligase gives MREKTNPGGTTYRDAGVDIEAGNALVEAIKPYVAATRRPGSDAEIGGFGGLFDLRQAGFSDPILVAATDGVGTKVRIAAETGRHDTIGIDLVAMCVNDLVVQGAEPLFFLDYYATSKLVPATAAEVIKGIAAGCKEAGCALIGGETAEMPGLYQQGDYDLAGFAVGAVERAALLPRADIAEGDAVLGLASGGLHSNGFSLVRRIIADAKLPWEMPAPFAPDALLGEALLAATRIYVKPLLGAIRETGGIKALAHVTGGGLPENLPRVLPKSLAAEIDLSAVPVPPVFSWLARTGGVAQAEMLRTFNCGIGMVAVTAPADADKIARLLTDTGEKVVRLGRIIPAEAGAPPVRFSGNLATGE, from the coding sequence ATGAGGGAAAAGACCAATCCGGGCGGCACGACCTATCGCGACGCCGGCGTCGACATCGAGGCCGGCAACGCGCTCGTCGAGGCCATCAAGCCCTATGTTGCCGCGACCCGCCGTCCCGGTTCCGACGCCGAGATCGGCGGCTTCGGCGGCCTTTTCGACCTCAGGCAGGCGGGCTTTTCCGATCCGATCCTGGTGGCGGCGACCGACGGTGTCGGAACCAAGGTCAGAATCGCGGCGGAGACCGGCCGCCACGACACCATCGGCATCGACCTTGTCGCCATGTGCGTCAACGATCTCGTCGTGCAGGGGGCCGAGCCCCTGTTTTTCCTCGATTATTACGCGACCTCCAAGCTCGTCCCGGCGACCGCCGCCGAGGTGATCAAGGGCATCGCCGCGGGCTGCAAGGAGGCCGGCTGCGCGCTGATCGGCGGCGAAACGGCGGAAATGCCCGGCCTCTACCAGCAAGGCGACTATGATCTTGCCGGCTTTGCCGTCGGCGCCGTCGAGCGCGCTGCGCTGCTGCCGCGCGCCGACATCGCCGAGGGCGATGCCGTCCTCGGCCTTGCTTCGGGCGGCCTTCATTCCAACGGCTTCTCGCTGGTGCGCCGCATCATTGCCGACGCCAAGCTTCCCTGGGAGATGCCGGCCCCCTTTGCGCCCGACGCCTTGCTCGGCGAGGCGCTGCTCGCCGCAACGCGCATCTATGTCAAGCCGCTGCTTGGCGCCATCCGCGAGACCGGCGGCATCAAGGCGCTTGCCCACGTCACCGGCGGCGGGCTGCCGGAAAATCTGCCCCGGGTGCTGCCGAAATCGCTCGCCGCCGAGATCGACCTTTCCGCGGTTCCCGTGCCGCCGGTGTTCTCCTGGCTGGCAAGGACCGGCGGCGTTGCGCAAGCCGAGATGTTGCGCACCTTCAACTGCGGCATCGGCATGGTAGCGGTTACGGCGCCGGCCGACGCGGACAAGATCGCGCGTCTGCTTACGGACACCGGCGAAAAGGTCGTCCGGCTCGGGCGCATCATCCCGGCCGAGGCCGGCGCCCCGCCCGTGCGCTTTTCCGGAAATCTGGCCACGGGTGAGTGA
- a CDS encoding SOS response-associated peptidase has protein sequence MCNLYSQTMPREAVIRLFRVGGNRAAAFDPQPAIFPSQEAPVVRQASDGGREISLLSWGFVLPQQGRAAKRVTNARDEKVMTSSFWKGSFAERRCLVPATSFAEPKGSRPAVWHWFALKGAAPRPLFAFAGLWRSWKGPLKEGGDPVAMDVYAILTTTPNDTVKPIHPARMPVMLSGEDEFDTWLSGAPEAAYALARPFPAAAMHIVHKGENKDEVNPL, from the coding sequence ATGTGCAACCTTTACAGCCAGACCATGCCGCGCGAGGCCGTCATCCGGCTGTTCCGGGTCGGCGGCAACCGCGCCGCCGCCTTCGATCCGCAGCCGGCGATCTTTCCGAGCCAGGAAGCGCCTGTGGTGCGTCAGGCCTCCGACGGAGGGCGGGAGATCTCGCTCCTGTCCTGGGGCTTCGTGCTGCCGCAACAAGGCCGGGCCGCCAAGCGGGTGACGAATGCGCGCGATGAAAAGGTGATGACCTCGAGCTTCTGGAAGGGCTCTTTCGCGGAAAGGCGCTGCCTCGTCCCGGCAACCTCCTTCGCCGAGCCGAAGGGCAGCCGGCCCGCGGTCTGGCACTGGTTCGCGCTCAAGGGCGCCGCGCCGCGCCCGCTGTTCGCCTTTGCCGGCCTGTGGCGGTCCTGGAAGGGCCCGCTCAAGGAAGGCGGCGACCCGGTTGCGATGGATGTCTACGCCATTCTCACCACCACGCCGAACGACACCGTCAAGCCCATCCACCCGGCCCGGATGCCGGTCATGCTGAGCGGCGAAGATGAGTTCGACACCTGGCTGAGCGGCGCCCCGGAGGCGGCCTATGCGCTCGCCCGGCCGTTTCCGGCCGCGGCCATGCACATCGTCCATAAAGGCGAAAACAAGGACGAAGTGAATCCGTTGTGA
- a CDS encoding DUF2066 domain-containing protein translates to MARRRMTRSILAAGGARRGAALGLALAALLLLRAAAQAGPYEVEGIAVQAHAADAVTAKEAAVADGQARALAIVLQRLTRASDREFLPQVPADELGTMIVNFSVVKEQTSATDYAATLTFRFNPAAVQTLLVGAGVPYTERQAPPILVVPIYREGERYFFIDDNPNLEAWRTFDLVNTMTPVRLPKGNIADQGVDPDAVLARDIGALTALRYLYGTDSVLVGLCETDAANSRFTCSLDGAGPAGPVALTESFAGGSDPVAVAQAAVGSFLAQIEEQWKIQTMTGPGGLSGVIEGVPVRVRVSFDGLQQWQALRARLAALPGVSEIEIEALNARGALLSLYFAGTGEQLADMLARDGMVLANAGDHWVLTSY, encoded by the coding sequence GTGGCGAGACGAAGGATGACGCGATCGATATTGGCGGCCGGCGGAGCGCGCCGCGGCGCGGCGCTCGGCCTTGCCTTGGCGGCGCTGCTGCTGCTGCGGGCAGCGGCGCAAGCCGGCCCCTACGAGGTCGAGGGGATTGCGGTGCAGGCGCACGCGGCCGACGCCGTGACGGCCAAGGAAGCGGCGGTCGCCGACGGTCAGGCCCGGGCGCTCGCCATCGTTCTGCAACGGCTGACCCGGGCGAGCGACCGGGAATTTCTGCCGCAGGTGCCGGCCGACGAGCTCGGCACGATGATTGTCAATTTCAGTGTCGTCAAGGAGCAGACCAGCGCCACCGACTATGCCGCCACCCTGACGTTCCGCTTCAACCCGGCCGCGGTGCAGACCCTGCTCGTCGGCGCCGGCGTGCCCTATACCGAGCGTCAGGCACCGCCGATCCTCGTCGTCCCCATCTACCGCGAGGGCGAGCGCTACTTTTTCATCGACGACAACCCGAATCTCGAAGCCTGGCGTACCTTCGACCTCGTCAACACCATGACCCCGGTGCGGCTGCCCAAGGGCAATATCGCCGACCAGGGCGTCGACCCCGATGCGGTTCTGGCGCGCGACATCGGTGCGCTCACCGCCCTGCGCTACCTTTACGGCACCGACAGCGTGCTCGTCGGCCTGTGCGAGACCGACGCGGCGAACAGCCGGTTCACCTGCTCGCTGGACGGCGCCGGGCCGGCCGGGCCGGTGGCGCTGACGGAAAGCTTTGCCGGCGGCAGCGATCCGGTGGCCGTGGCGCAGGCGGCCGTCGGTTCGTTCCTGGCCCAGATCGAGGAGCAGTGGAAGATCCAGACCATGACCGGTCCGGGCGGCCTGTCCGGCGTGATCGAAGGCGTTCCGGTCCGGGTGCGCGTATCCTTCGACGGGCTTCAGCAATGGCAGGCGCTGAGGGCGCGGCTGGCCGCGCTGCCCGGCGTCAGCGAGATCGAAATCGAAGCGCTCAATGCGCGCGGCGCGTTGCTTTCGCTCTACTTTGCCGGCACCGGCGAGCAGTTGGCCGACATGCTGGCGCGCGACGGCATGGTGCTGGCCAATGCCGGCGATCATTGGGTTTTGACGTCCTATTGA
- a CDS encoding CDP-alcohol phosphatidyltransferase family protein — translation MNVPNVITVFRIFLVPLVVWLIIAGQMAAAFWVFLLAGLSDGIDGFIAKRFGQETLLGAYLDPLADKALLVSIYVTLGLQLHIPNWLVIMVVSRDILIVSAVILSWMMDRAVMMRPLFVSKANTTGQIVLAGMVLLDVGFGLDLTVSRQLTVIAVAVLTVASAAAYLIGWLEHMARYEEPSVRKPAAEPHARRDAKPPISVREKSRP, via the coding sequence GTGAACGTCCCAAACGTCATTACCGTATTCCGGATCTTTCTCGTGCCGCTCGTGGTGTGGCTGATCATCGCCGGGCAGATGGCGGCCGCCTTCTGGGTGTTTCTGCTCGCCGGCCTCAGCGACGGCATCGACGGCTTCATCGCCAAGCGCTTCGGCCAGGAGACGCTGCTCGGCGCCTATCTCGACCCGCTCGCCGACAAGGCGCTCCTGGTCAGCATCTATGTGACGCTGGGCCTGCAGCTGCATATCCCCAACTGGCTGGTGATCATGGTGGTTTCCCGCGACATTCTGATCGTCTCGGCGGTGATCCTGTCGTGGATGATGGACCGGGCGGTGATGATGCGGCCCTTGTTCGTCAGTAAGGCCAACACCACCGGGCAGATCGTGCTCGCCGGGATGGTTCTGCTCGATGTCGGCTTCGGCCTCGATTTGACGGTATCGCGGCAGCTGACGGTTATCGCCGTGGCCGTGCTCACCGTAGCGTCCGCCGCCGCCTATCTGATCGGCTGGCTCGAGCACATGGCGCGATACGAGGAGCCGTCGGTGCGCAAGCCTGCCGCCGAGCCGCATGCCCGCCGCGACGCCAAGCCGCCCATTTCCGTGCGGGAGAAGTCGCGGCCATGA